The Rhizoctonia solani chromosome 1, complete sequence sequence ACCTACATGTCTCCGGCCTTGCGGAACGCCTCCGCAACTGCGTCCAAGAATGCCGATTTGTCTTGGTCGCTGATATTCCACTCGGAGAGCCATCGGTTTACATCTGTTCGGTTAACTTGGAGTACTTCTAAATCGCCTTCATTCGATGCCATGTTCAGTAATGCCCGGTATACATGCTGCCGCAAAGGAGATGAGCGGGGAAGGCTATTGAACAAGTTGGACAGCCTGCAGATATTAATTGTCAAAATTAGACGATATAACTGGGGCGAATGACAAACTCACACCCGATACTTGATCCCGGTAAATGTTTCAGGTGCACCCAGCACTGCGTCCACCAAAGCAGTGACATGGGGCTCCAACTCCGAGGTCTCAGTAAAAAGTGCAACCAAATGAGAGTTGAGCAGATTGAAGAAACCCTCGATTTCTATACGGACAGGGTGTTCCAAGGTCGCCTCAGATGCGCGCGCAAGGGTTGGATTTCAATTTTTTTTATGGCACATACCTCGATCGCTTCCTTCGCCCAATCCTACAACCTTTTCCGAGTCATCCAATAACCTTTTTCTTGCGCCCGGCATCTTGTGATAAGGGTGTTTGTCCCTCGGGAGTGAGTAACGCGTCTTGAAATGGTCGGATATAGGCTGTTCGCTGTCGTCTGCAAGCCCTCTTGCAAGGTAATTAACCAGCTCTTGGATCTGAGCATAAACATGTTTAATCGATATGATTACCCGTTGATTTCGGTGATTTACCTGTTCCTCAAAGGTGCCCTCGGAGAATACAGCTACTGCGTCGGCCATCGTGATGGACTTGGTTGAGGTCGTAGATCAAGCATCAATTTTCTAACAACAAGCGCCCATTTTTCTCAATTTGGAAGGTGATCTAGCCACATAGGCACATCAAGTGGCTGAACGCATAGCAACACGGAATGAATGCTGGGAGGATTGTAAAACCCTTTGTTTCAACTAATTATTCGCTGGTGCACCACCAAGGAAACACATTAAAATTGAGCTATCACGAGTACCTGACTCCGACCTGATAACATAGAGGAGCCCCCGAAACTAACTGTTTCATACCTGAATAAGTCTCCATAGGCAAAAAGTGGGTCTTTAAGATCATATACAATTGAACAATACACGAATATAGATTCAAATCCACCATATACAATGCATATAACCACCCGGCCTTCAAACTACTCTTCGGCACTACTCTCCTCGTCCTCACTGTAGTCCTCTTCAGCTTCATCATCGATGAAGCCATTGATTTTGGGGCCATCTTCGTCACTATCCTCatcatcttcgtcttcatcatcgtcttcctcctcatccCCACTCCCAAGCCCAATCTCCTCCACACTCCCTTCTTCAtcgtcctcatcctcatcctcatcctcatctcatcttcatcttcatcatcagCTTCGTCCTCATCTACACTCATGGCATCTTCGCTTTCGCTCTCTCCTTCAACATAGCGTGGCGCCTTCCTACGaactttctttttcttcataATTATCTCTTCGTCTATAGCAGCCCGAGGAGCAGACTGAACATCAATCTGCGAAAGAACCAAGTCCAAGCGACCGTTAAGGGCCAGCAATCGGTCTTGCAAGGCCAATCGAGCACCAAGAGTAGCATGCAACGAAGCCAGCCTCGAAACCAAGTCCGGTATCTGTGCAACGCATACGCTTAATGACGGCGCAAACGCTCAAACAGTAAATACAGACTTACCGTCATCAGAAACCCAGAATGACAAATTAGGACCGCCCTGACCCATCGTATTAACGAGGTACCCCTTTGCGCACTCGCACCTGCACCTCCTCCCTTCTCACCCCTCGCACCTCGCCCTAGTCGTTCGACGCACGCCTGTAGCAAGGGAACACAGAGCGTGGGTGGCAGACGGAGTACGGTATTTCGAATGAGGTTGGCGTCACCGTGAGCAAGGCATGTTTCAAGAAGAGCATTATCTCCAGAGTGAAGGGCCTGAGTCAGAGTGCGGGAGAGCGAATGGGCTGGAACTTGGAGTCCCTTTTTGTTGGATTTGGATGTAGAGGGTTCAG is a genomic window containing:
- a CDS encoding PCI domain-containing protein, with product MADAVAVFSEGTFEEQIQELVNYLARGLADDSEQPISDHFKTRYSLPRDKHPYHKMPGARKRLLDDSEKVVGLGEGSDREIEGFFNLLNSHLVALFTETSELEPHVTALVDAVLGAPETFTGIKYRVLSNLFNSLPRSSPLRQHVYRALLNMASNEGDLEVLQVNRTDVNRWLSEWNISDQDKSAFLDAVAEAFRKAGDIDTAYGYQLAYLRSVSASSPKALEASTRVISSAVSEPSIFELGSLLRVDTLQAAKDHPLFALLRVFTSGDLAQFHEWEAKHASTLSEFGK